A stretch of the Capsicum annuum cultivar UCD-10X-F1 chromosome 8, UCD10Xv1.1, whole genome shotgun sequence genome encodes the following:
- the LOC124886605 gene encoding uncharacterized protein LOC124886605 yields the protein MPKYAKYLIDMVTNKIKLQNAEIVSLTEECISVVTQRMTKKFKDLGKFTLPIQIKNSEVVHTLSDLGANEQVQTILGLPFLAMGEALIDEKAVFKVYKPLNILSHYTDLCVITVIEGDKCGVVEIVPQKTSSDFLNEQPMPQPPKPDMM from the exons atgcccaagtatgctaagtacttgataGATATGGTCACTAATAAAATTAAGCTGCAGAATGCTGAGATAGTatcactcactgaggagtgtatcTCTGTGGTGACACAGAGGATGACCAAAAAGTTCAAGGACCTAGGGAAGTTCACACTCCCCATTCAAATTAAGAATAGCGAGGTGGTCCAtacacttagtgatttaggg gcAAATGAACAGGTGCAGACCATCTTGGGACTTCCATTCTTGGCGATGGGAGAAGCTTTGATTGATGAAAAGGcagtttttaaagtgtacaaaccgCTTAACATACTATCTCATTACACAGACTTATGCGTGATTactgtgattgaaggggataagtgtggggtggtggagatAGTTCCACAAAAAACCTCTTCAGACTTCCTCAATGAGCAACCTATGCCACAACCACCTAAGCCCGATATGATGTAG